From Scophthalmus maximus strain ysfricsl-2021 chromosome 14, ASM2237912v1, whole genome shotgun sequence, one genomic window encodes:
- the med4 gene encoding mediator of RNA polymerase II transcription subunit 4 isoform X2, whose protein sequence is MAAAAEKPTKERLLSVLDDLEVLSRSQKLPQPGEDVQVLELLVQRDREFQELMEVAQQQGSVHQEMQLLEKEVEKRDSDIQQLQKQLKEAEHILATAVYQAKEKLKSIDKARKGSISSEEIIKYAHRISASNAVCAPLNWVPGDPRRPYPTDLEMRSGMLGHMANMPTNGVNGHLPGDALAAGRLPDVLTPHYPWQSSDVSVGMLPPHHGNDFGLEPPGHNKENEDDVEAMSTDSSSSSSDSD, encoded by the exons ATGGCGGCCGCGGCGGAGAAACCGACGAAGGAGCGGCTCCTCTCCGTGCTGGACGATCTGGAGGTGTTATCCCG GAGCCAGAAGCTGCCGCAGCCGGGGGAGGACGTCCAG gtgctggagctgctggtgcaGCGGGACCGGGAGTTCCAGGAGCTGATGGAAGTGGCCCAGCAGCAGGGCAGCGTGCACCAGGAGAtgcagctgctggagaaggaagtggagaagagGGACAGTGACATCCAGCAGCTCCAGAAGCAGCTGAAGGAGGCCGAGCACATCCTG gCCACTGCTGTATACCAGGCGAAGGAGAAACTCAAATCCATCGACAAAGCCCGGAAAG GAAGCATCTCGTCAGAAGAAATCATCAAGTACGCCCACAGAATCAGCGCCAGCAACGCCGTGTGCGCTCCTCTCAACTGGGTGCCAG GTGATCCGCGCCGACCGTACCCTACCGACCTGGAGATGCGCAGCGGGATGCTGGGTCACATGGCCAACATGCCGACCAATGGTGTGAACGGACATCTGCCCGGCGACGCTCTGGCTGCTGGACGGTTACCAG ACGTCCTGACGCCTCACTACCCCTGGCAGTCGTCGGACGTCTCCGTGGGGATGCTGCCCCCTCACCACGGCAACGACTTCGGCCTGGAGCCGCCGGGTCACAACAAGGAGAACGAGGACGACGTGGAGGCCATGTCGACCGActcgtccagcagcagcagcgattcCGACTGA
- the med4 gene encoding mediator of RNA polymerase II transcription subunit 4 isoform X1 yields the protein MAAAAEKPTKERLLSVLDDLEVLSRELIEMLSLSRSQKLPQPGEDVQVLELLVQRDREFQELMEVAQQQGSVHQEMQLLEKEVEKRDSDIQQLQKQLKEAEHILATAVYQAKEKLKSIDKARKGSISSEEIIKYAHRISASNAVCAPLNWVPGDPRRPYPTDLEMRSGMLGHMANMPTNGVNGHLPGDALAAGRLPDVLTPHYPWQSSDVSVGMLPPHHGNDFGLEPPGHNKENEDDVEAMSTDSSSSSSDSD from the exons ATGGCGGCCGCGGCGGAGAAACCGACGAAGGAGCGGCTCCTCTCCGTGCTGGACGATCTGGAGGTGTTATCCCG GGAGCTGATCGAGATGTTGTCTCTGTCCAGGAGCCAGAAGCTGCCGCAGCCGGGGGAGGACGTCCAG gtgctggagctgctggtgcaGCGGGACCGGGAGTTCCAGGAGCTGATGGAAGTGGCCCAGCAGCAGGGCAGCGTGCACCAGGAGAtgcagctgctggagaaggaagtggagaagagGGACAGTGACATCCAGCAGCTCCAGAAGCAGCTGAAGGAGGCCGAGCACATCCTG gCCACTGCTGTATACCAGGCGAAGGAGAAACTCAAATCCATCGACAAAGCCCGGAAAG GAAGCATCTCGTCAGAAGAAATCATCAAGTACGCCCACAGAATCAGCGCCAGCAACGCCGTGTGCGCTCCTCTCAACTGGGTGCCAG GTGATCCGCGCCGACCGTACCCTACCGACCTGGAGATGCGCAGCGGGATGCTGGGTCACATGGCCAACATGCCGACCAATGGTGTGAACGGACATCTGCCCGGCGACGCTCTGGCTGCTGGACGGTTACCAG ACGTCCTGACGCCTCACTACCCCTGGCAGTCGTCGGACGTCTCCGTGGGGATGCTGCCCCCTCACCACGGCAACGACTTCGGCCTGGAGCCGCCGGGTCACAACAAGGAGAACGAGGACGACGTGGAGGCCATGTCGACCGActcgtccagcagcagcagcgattcCGACTGA
- the sucla2 gene encoding succinate--CoA ligase [ADP-forming] subunit beta, mitochondrial: protein MAASLIRGRLTASLRTSAARNTISSASKVLGGSSGLFGGHASQLQLQQQQQQRNLSLHEYMSIGLLKEAGISVPVGLVASSSEEAYAVAKQIGSKDLVVKAQVLAGGRGKGTFEGGLKGGVKIVYSPEEARDISSQMIGRKLYTKQTGEAGRICNQVFICERRYPRREYYFAITMERSFQGPVLIGSSQGGVNIEDVAAENPDAIVKEPIDIVEGIKMEQAVKVAQKMGFPPALVNEAAENMIKLYNLFMKYDASMLEINPMVEDSSGIVMCMDAKINFDSNAAYRQKKVFDMQDWTQEDPRDRQAARADLNYIGLDGTIGCLVNGAGLAMATMDIIKLHGGTPANFLDVGGGATAHQVTEAFKLITSDRKVMAILVNIFGGIMRCDVIAQGIIMAVLDLDLKIPIVVRLQGTRVDDAKALIAASPLKILACDDLDEAAKMVVKLSEIVSLAKEAQVDITFQLPI from the exons ATGGCGGCGTCCCTGATCCGCGGCCGTCTGACGGCCAGCCTGAGGACCTCCGCGGCCAGGAACACGATCAGCTCCGCTTCCAAG GTCCTCGGCGGTTCCTCGGGCCTGTTCGGAGGCCACGCgtcccagctgcagctgcagcagcagcagcagcagaggaacctCTCCCTCCACGAGTACATGAGCATCGGGCTGCTGAAGGAGGCCGGCATCTCCGTGCCCGTTGGCCTGGTGGCCAGCTCCTCGGAGGAGGCCTACGCCGTGGCCAAGCAGATCG gttcAAAGGACCTGGTGGTGAAAGCTCAGGTGCTGGCCGGGGGCCGAGGGAAGGGAACGTTCGAGGGCGGACTGAAGGGCGGAGTGAAGATCGTCTACTC tccCGAGGAGGCCCGCGACATTTCGTCCCAGATGATTGGTCGAAAGCTGTACACCAAGCAGACCGGGGAGGCGGGTCGCATCTGCAACCAGGTGTTCATCTGCGAGCGCAGGTATCCGCGCAGGGAGTACTACTTCGCCATCACCATGGAGAGGTCGTTCCAG GGCCCCGTCCTGATCGGCAGCTCGCAGGGGGGCGTGAACATTGAGGACGTGGCGGCGGAAAATCCTGACGCCATCGTGAAGGAGCCCATCGACATTGTGGAGGGCATTAAGATGGAGCAGGCTGTCAAG GTGGCTCAGAAGATGGGCTTCCCGCCGGCGCTGGTGAACGAGGCGGCGGAGAACATGATCAAACTCTACAACCTGTTCATGAAGTACGACGCCTCCATGCTCGAGATCAACCCCATGGTGGAGGACTCCTCCGGCATCG TGATGTGCATGGACGCCAAGATCAACTTTGACTCCAACGCCGCGTACCGCCAGAAGAAGGTGTTCGACATGCAGGACTGGACCCAGGAGGACCCCCGGGACCGGCAGGCCGCCAGGGCCGACCTCAACTACATCGGCCTGGACGGAACCATCGGCTGCCTGG TGAACGGCGCAGGTCTGGCCATGGCCACCATGGACATCATCAAGCTCCACGGCGGCACGCCCGCCAACTTCCTGGATGTCGGGGGAGGAGCCACGGCTCATCAGGTGACAGAGGCCTTCAAACTCATCACCTCTGATAGGAAG GTTATGGCGATCCTGGTCAACATCTTCGGCGGCATCATGAGGTGTGATGTCATCGCCCAGGGCATCATCATGGCGGtgctggacctggacctgaagATCCCCATTGTGGTTCGGTTACAAG gGACGAGAGTGGACGATGCTAAAGCTCTGATCGCTGCCAGTCCACTGAAAATCCTCGCCTGTGACGACCTGGACGAGGCTGCCAAAATG gttGTTAAGCTTTCTGAAATCGTCTCGCTGGCTAAGGAAGCTCAAGTGGACATCACCTTCCAGCTGCCCATCTAA